TTCCCCGGTTGCGGAGAGCTCAGCGTCCGACTCGGGATCCTCGGTCTCTGATGACTCATCAGATGCGAGACCGTGCTCGCGAGCAAGATCCTCCAACTCACGCAACGCGGGCATCTGCTTCAACGAGTCGAGCCCGAACACCTCCAGAAAGCGTCGGGTGGTCGCGTATAGCATCGGGCGGCCTGGCACTTCCTTGTGACCACTGATCTTGACCAGTCCACGATCCAACAGGCCCTTGAGCACAGCGCCAGCCTCGACCCCTCGCACCTGCTCGATGTCGGCTCGAGTCGCGGGTTGTTTGTAGGCGACAATCGAAAGTGTCTCGAGTGATGCCGGCGACAAGCGCAGCGGGCGTTGCTTTTGAAGTTTCTGCAAGTAACCGGAGTACTCTGCCCGGGTGCGCACTTGATACCCACCGGCGACTTCCCAAATTTCGAATGCGCGCTCCTGCTTTGCATATTGTTCGTTGAGTTCGGACACCAGATCTTTTGCCAGGGCAGGAGTGCACTCCGGCGCAATCTGGGCGATGCGCACCGCGGACAACGGTTCGGGCGAGGCGAGCACCAGGGCTTCGACAATTTTCAGCTGTTCGGATCGTTCCATGTCAATTGCCTCACATGAGCTCGGTAATTCGATCTTCCCAAGAAATTTCACTGATCGTAAGAGTGGCACGCAGTCGAATGGGCCCTTCGGGCGCGCCAATTTCGTTTACACCCTGGTAGAGCGCAATCGCCTCGAGCCTGGCGAGCTCCAGGATGGCGAGGAACGTGGCGATCAAACGTGTGCGCGTCAGGCTCTCCGCGGGAAATATCTGAAGGAATTCGACCGAGTCCCGTCCTTCGATCATCGACATGACGAACATCATTTGGTCGCGCACCGTCACTTCTTCGCTTTCGACGATGTGTACACCAACCTCCGGCTCATCGGGAACACGCTTGAGCACCAGGCGGAACGCTTCGATCAACTCGAACAAGCCGACCTCGATTTCGCGCTGCGCGTCTGAAACCTTTTCCGGCTCCGCTCCCTTTGCCTCGTAAACGTCGCGCCCGAGCCAGCGACGCTTGCTCAGCGCTTCGGCGACCTCTTTGTAGCGCTGGTATTCGAGTAGACGGGCCACCAACTCGGCGCGCGGATCGATCCCGTCGTCGTCCAGCTCCTCGTCGGTCGGAGGCAACAGCATGCGAGACTTGATGTGGGCCAGGGTCGCCGCCATCACGAGGTACTCGGCGGCGACGTCGAGATCCAGGCTCTGCATGACGTCGAGGTATTCGATGTACTGCTCTGCGATCTGGGAGACCGAAATATCGATGATGTCCACTTCATTCTGGCGAATCAGGTGGAGTAGTAGATCGAGAGGTCCCTCGAAGACCGGAAGCTTGACGCCGTAATTTGCGCTGGCGCCCAGGCCATTGGTGGCGGCGCCATTCGAGTCGGGCTCGCTCGTATTACGGGATTCAGACAGGCTCATGTGGCTCCTACCGCCGCCCACGCATACTGCGCTGGAGCCGTAGCGTGTACGTCTCGTTCTTAGGAACTTTTGAATCGGGGGGGACGCGCTCCAGTATGGAGAATCTGGCGCTCGCGATCAACGCCGATCGCCAGTCGGGCCTCTCCCGGGTACCCTCGCCCAGTGAATTCGCGCCTCTCGACACCCTGGATCCGCCTCGCCGCAGTCCTTGGAACAGTTTTCACTGCCAGCAGCTTGATGCCCGGATGCACATCGCCGCCGCGCGACCCCGACAACCTGTGTTCGATCTTCGGCCAGAAGCACGCCTGGTACCGAACCACCCTGGCGACCCAGCGGCGTTGGGGAATCGACCAGGCGACCCAGATGGCCGTGATCTTTCAGGAGTCGAGTTTTCGCGCCGGCGCCCGACCGCCGAGAACCAAACTCCTGGGTTTCATTCCGTGGCGGCGCAAGTCGAGCGCCTACGGCTACGCCCAGGTCGTGGACGGGACCTGGGACGTGTACCGGCGCGAGGCGGTCAGACCCCGTGCAGAACGAAATCGCTTCGCCGACGCCACGGATTTCATCGGCTGGTACATGAGCCGCATCGCCAAACGAGCCCAAATCGACAAGACTTCGGCGCGCAGCCTCTATCTCGCCTACCACGAAGGCGCCGGGGGCTTTCAGCGCGGGACCCACCTCAAGAAAAAGTGGCTGCTCGACATCTCGTACCGGGTCGCGCAGCGCACGGCACGCTACCGCGCTCAGTTGGAACTGTGCCGCGAGCGTCTCGAACGATATCGCTGGTGGTGGCCCTTCTAGCCCTCGTTTCCGGCCGGCGCGGGGGCCGAGCAGTTCATTTGGGACTGGCGGGCGTCACCTTCTTCTGCTTGCGCCGAGTTCGCATCGGCGCGCTGCTCCTGCGCTGGATCTCCCGGGCCAGGGCCATGGCTTCTTCCCGGTTCGCGACCTCCCCGTCGAGGTAGGCTGCGCGAATCCGTGAAAGCGCCACCCCGATCACAGGTCCCTCGAGCTCCGCGGCCACCAGATCGCGACCACTCACCGGAAGCCGCCGATCTCGGTCCTCGGCCGCCCAGCGCAATATGCGACGGCGCAGCAGGGGCTCACTGCTGGCGCAAAGGGCCAGCAGCTGATCTTCGTCCAGTTCGGCGAGCACCACATCGACTGCTCCTCGACCTCGGGTGCCCGCGAGTGCCTTGCTCCAGCTCTTTCGGTGCTTGGCGAAGTTCACGATTCGCTCACCCGCATCGCCGCGCACCGAAAGGCGTCTGACGACACGCCGCCGCATCGCAGGGTTGAGGGGCGCCAACCAGAGGCACAGCCCCGCGATCCAGGCCCGGTTCTCGCGCAGGCGCCAAGGTGGATCGGCGAGCAGCTTGCTCAGTTTTCGCAGCGAGGGCTTGGCCCGGGCATCGAGGATCAGACCGGGTTCGAGGGCCCCGAGAATGTTCCAACTGTGAAGAAGTTCGAGAGTGGCCGTCGGGTTGCCGCCGCGCCGTGCCTCGGAAAATATTTTTTCGAACTCCCGGCGTAATCGGTCCCCGCTCACTGCCCCGAAGGCTCCGTCTCGCAGCGCGTCCCGGAGATAGGATCGCGATCCCCGGGACAGTTTGAAGCCCAGCCGCGGGCAAAGACGCGCGGCACGAAGCGCCCGGGTCGGGTCGTTGTGAAAGCTCAATGGGTGAAGTACCCGGAGCGAGCGCTCCTTGAGATCCGTCACACCGCCGACAATGTCGATCACACTGTCGGATGCCTTGTTGCTCGAGTCCTCCCCCATGTCGAGCAATGGGACGACCAGCGCATTGACCGAGAAGTCTCGTCGCAGCAGATCGTCTTCCAGACTTCCGGCAGAAATCTGGGGAAGCGCGCCGTTGGTGACATACTCCTCTCGGCGCATCCGGGCCAGATCGATGGTGTGCTCCCCGAGCGAGAGCGTCAACGTCCCGAAGCGACGATGTTCGCGGATCCGCGTCCGAGGACCACTCACCTTGCGGGCCAACAACTCGGGCGTCTTCTCCGAACCACCCGCAATCAACAGATCGATATCGACGATTTCTCTGCCCAACAGCCAATCGCGTACCGGACCGCCGACCAGATAAAGCGTGAGACCCATCCGATTCGCAACGGCAGTCAACCGACGCACGAGTTCTGCGACTTCATCCGGAAACGTGCCGACGATGTCTCGCGAGATTCGCCGGCTCACGGTCGCGTTCCTCGACTGCCGCTACCTCGAGGATGGCGGAGTTCCACGGTCTCCTTCAACTTGCTGCGACCCACATGAGTGTAAATTTCGGTGGTCGAGAGGTCGGCGTGCCCAAGCATCATTTGGATCGATCGCAGGTCTGCCCCACCTTCGAGCAGGTCCGTCGCAAACGCGTGGCGCAAGACGTGGGGAGAGACGCGATCCTGAGCAATCCCAGCGCGAACGGCGAGTTTGCGCAGCAGCACGAAGAAGTTCTGACGCGTCATGCTTTCGCCTCGGCGCGACAGGAACAATGCGTGGGAAGAGTCGTCCCGCGCTCCGAGCATTGCGGGGCGTCCCGCTTCGAGATACTCATCGATTGCGGACAGGGCCATCTCGCCGAGTGGCACCACCCGTTCGTGTCCGCCCTTGCCCACCACGCGCAGTAGCCCCCCCCGCCGATCGAGGCTGCTGAGCGGCAACTCCACCAACTCGCTGACCCGCAGACCGGCGCCGTACAAAACCTCGAGCATCGCGCGATCGCGCAACGCGAAAGCACCCGTGTCGCCACAGGCGTGGATCAATGCCTGGGTTTCCTCAATCGCCAATACCCGGGGTAGCGAGCGACCGACTTTGGGAGCCATGATGCCCTGGCTGGGATCGATCTCCAGCAATTTTTCCGCGCACATGAATTTGAGCAAGCGCCGGACCGAGACCAAGGCTCGCGCCCGACTGGCCGGACCGAGTCCGTCGCGTTCTAGCTGGCCTATGAACGCCAGTACGTGTTCGCGGTTGATGTCCTTTGCAAACAGTCCCTCGAGAGGCGCCGCGAAGCGCGCAAGATCTCTGGCGTAGGACGTAATCGTGTTGCGTGCCAACCCCTTTTCGAGTCTGGCGTAGTTCAAATACGCATCCACTACCTCGTTTATCCGCTCAGTCTGCACCTTGACCTCCACGGCTGCCATTCTCCCCCGCTGCCTGCAAGAGATCCTCGTGAAGCCGGTCTAGAACCGCGGGATCGACGATTTTTTTCTGCTGGTCGTCCTTGATATAGAAGGTGTCTTTGACTTGATCGAGAACCGTTCCGACCTTCGAAATGAAAATGCTATATCCGTGACGCGCAAACACGCTCGTCAAGTCGTAAAGCAAGCCGATGCGGTCGTCCACGGTGACATCGACCAGAGTGTAAAACTCTGACTCATCATTCGAGATATACACTTCGGGCTTGAAGCGAGACGGTGACGAAGAACGTCTGCGCCTCGATTGGCGGTTTGCGTG
This window of the Myxococcales bacterium genome carries:
- the scpB gene encoding SMC-Scp complex subunit ScpB, which produces MERSEQLKIVEALVLASPEPLSAVRIAQIAPECTPALAKDLVSELNEQYAKQERAFEIWEVAGGYQVRTRAEYSGYLQKLQKQRPLRLSPASLETLSIVAYKQPATRADIEQVRGVEAGAVLKGLLDRGLVKISGHKEVPGRPMLYATTRRFLEVFGLDSLKQMPALRELEDLAREHGLASDESSETEDPESDAELSATGEDDASESNGEMAADDGGAAELSEPAIE
- a CDS encoding segregation/condensation protein A; this encodes MSLSESRNTSEPDSNGAATNGLGASANYGVKLPVFEGPLDLLLHLIRQNEVDIIDISVSQIAEQYIEYLDVMQSLDLDVAAEYLVMAATLAHIKSRMLLPPTDEELDDDGIDPRAELVARLLEYQRYKEVAEALSKRRWLGRDVYEAKGAEPEKVSDAQREIEVGLFELIEAFRLVLKRVPDEPEVGVHIVESEEVTVRDQMMFVMSMIEGRDSVEFLQIFPAESLTRTRLIATFLAILELARLEAIALYQGVNEIGAPEGPIRLRATLTISEISWEDRITELM
- a CDS encoding CCA tRNA nucleotidyltransferase, giving the protein MSRRISRDIVGTFPDEVAELVRRLTAVANRMGLTLYLVGGPVRDWLLGREIVDIDLLIAGGSEKTPELLARKVSGPRTRIREHRRFGTLTLSLGEHTIDLARMRREEYVTNGALPQISAGSLEDDLLRRDFSVNALVVPLLDMGEDSSNKASDSVIDIVGGVTDLKERSLRVLHPLSFHNDPTRALRAARLCPRLGFKLSRGSRSYLRDALRDGAFGAVSGDRLRREFEKIFSEARRGGNPTATLELLHSWNILGALEPGLILDARAKPSLRKLSKLLADPPWRLRENRAWIAGLCLWLAPLNPAMRRRVVRRLSVRGDAGERIVNFAKHRKSWSKALAGTRGRGAVDVVLAELDEDQLLALCASSEPLLRRRILRWAAEDRDRRLPVSGRDLVAAELEGPVIGVALSRIRAAYLDGEVANREEAMALAREIQRRSSAPMRTRRKQKKVTPASPK
- a CDS encoding site-specific tyrosine recombinase XerD → MQTERINEVVDAYLNYARLEKGLARNTITSYARDLARFAAPLEGLFAKDINREHVLAFIGQLERDGLGPASRARALVSVRRLLKFMCAEKLLEIDPSQGIMAPKVGRSLPRVLAIEETQALIHACGDTGAFALRDRAMLEVLYGAGLRVSELVELPLSSLDRRGGLLRVVGKGGHERVVPLGEMALSAIDEYLEAGRPAMLGARDDSSHALFLSRRGESMTRQNFFVLLRKLAVRAGIAQDRVSPHVLRHAFATDLLEGGADLRSIQMMLGHADLSTTEIYTHVGRSKLKETVELRHPRGSGSRGTRP